A genomic region of Mesobacillus jeotgali contains the following coding sequences:
- the atpA gene encoding F0F1 ATP synthase subunit alpha, giving the protein MSIKAEEISALIKSQIENYQSEIQVSDVGTVISVGDGIARAHGLDNVMAGELVEFSNGVMGMAQNLEENNVGIIILGPFTDIREGDEVRRTGRIMEVPVGEQLIGRVVNPLGQPVDGMGPINTTKTRPIEYAAPGVMDRKSVHEPLQTGIKAIDALVPIGRGQRELIIGDRQTGKTSVAIDTILNQKGQDMICIYVAIGQKESTVRNAVETLRKHGALDYSIVVTASASQPAPLLYLAPYAGVTMGEEFMYNGKHVLVVYDDLSKQAAAYRELSLLLRRPPGREAYPGDVFYLHSRLLERAAKLSDAKGAGSITALPFIETQAGDVSAYIPTNVISITDGQIFLQSDLFFSGVRPAINAGLSVSRVGGSAQIKAMKKVSGTLRLDLASYRELEAFAQFGSDLDKATQAKLNRGARTVEVLKQDLNKPLAVEKQVAILYALTRGFLDDIPLQDIRRFEGEFLSWLDHNHTEVLDHIRSTKELPSDDDMTAAINAFKKTFAVSE; this is encoded by the coding sequence ATGAGCATCAAAGCTGAAGAAATCAGTGCGCTGATAAAATCGCAAATCGAAAATTATCAGTCGGAAATTCAAGTGAGTGATGTGGGTACAGTTATCAGTGTTGGTGACGGTATCGCCCGTGCTCATGGCCTCGACAATGTCATGGCTGGAGAACTTGTTGAATTTTCAAACGGCGTTATGGGTATGGCACAAAACCTGGAAGAAAATAACGTCGGTATCATCATCCTTGGACCTTTCACGGACATCCGCGAAGGTGACGAGGTACGCCGTACGGGCCGCATCATGGAGGTTCCTGTAGGGGAACAGCTTATCGGCCGCGTCGTAAACCCTCTTGGACAGCCAGTCGATGGCATGGGTCCAATCAATACAACTAAAACTCGTCCAATCGAGTATGCTGCACCAGGCGTTATGGATCGTAAATCAGTTCATGAGCCGTTGCAGACTGGTATCAAGGCGATTGACGCTCTTGTTCCAATCGGCCGCGGACAGCGTGAATTGATCATCGGTGACCGCCAGACTGGTAAAACATCTGTAGCGATCGATACAATCCTTAACCAAAAAGGCCAGGACATGATCTGTATCTACGTTGCAATCGGACAGAAGGAATCAACTGTACGTAACGCGGTTGAAACTCTCCGTAAGCACGGCGCGTTAGATTACTCTATCGTTGTTACAGCATCTGCTTCCCAGCCAGCTCCGTTGCTATACCTTGCTCCTTACGCTGGTGTAACAATGGGTGAAGAGTTCATGTACAATGGCAAGCACGTTCTTGTCGTATATGATGACCTTTCAAAACAAGCGGCAGCTTACCGTGAACTTTCCTTGCTGCTTCGCCGTCCTCCAGGTCGTGAAGCTTACCCAGGGGATGTATTCTACTTGCACTCACGCTTGCTAGAGCGTGCTGCTAAGTTGAGCGACGCTAAAGGCGCAGGTTCAATCACAGCACTTCCGTTCATTGAAACACAAGCAGGCGACGTTTCTGCTTACATTCCAACGAACGTTATCTCAATCACAGACGGACAGATCTTCTTGCAGTCTGACCTATTCTTCTCTGGCGTACGTCCAGCGATCAACGCAGGTCTTTCTGTATCCCGTGTAGGTGGATCCGCTCAAATCAAAGCGATGAAGAAGGTATCTGGTACACTGCGTCTTGACCTTGCTTCATACCGTGAATTGGAAGCATTCGCACAGTTCGGTTCTGACCTTGACAAAGCAACTCAGGCAAAACTTAACCGCGGTGCCCGTACGGTAGAAGTACTTAAACAAGATCTTAACAAGCCACTTGCTGTTGAAAAGCAAGTAGCAATCCTATATGCACTTACTCGCGGCTTCCTAGACGATATTCCATTGCAGGATATCCGCCGCTTCGAAGGTGAATTCCTTTCATGGTTAGACCACAACCATACAGAAGTGTTAGATCATATCCGTTCAACGAAGGAACTTCCTTCAGACGACGATATGACTGCTGCAATCAACGCTTTCAAAAAGACGTTTGCGGTATCTGAATAA
- a CDS encoding F0F1 ATP synthase subunit epsilon, protein MKTIKVSVVTPDGPVYESDVEMVSTKASTGELGILPGHIPMVAPLQIGAVRLKNGSNNEFIAVSGGFLEVRPEQVTILAQSAEQSSEIDLERALKAKERAEQRLHERKQENIDFKRAELALQRAINRISVAERRI, encoded by the coding sequence ATGAAGACGATTAAAGTCAGTGTTGTTACTCCCGATGGGCCGGTGTATGAATCAGATGTTGAAATGGTAAGCACAAAAGCGAGCACAGGCGAGCTTGGAATCTTGCCAGGCCACATTCCTATGGTTGCACCGCTACAAATTGGCGCTGTCCGTTTGAAAAATGGCAGCAATAACGAGTTCATTGCAGTCAGCGGCGGCTTCCTCGAGGTCCGTCCTGAGCAGGTGACCATCCTTGCTCAATCTGCTGAACAATCATCTGAAATCGATCTTGAACGTGCACTAAAAGCAAAAGAACGCGCTGAGCAGCGCCTGCATGAAAGAAAGCAGGAGAACATCGACTTCAAGCGTGCAGAACTTGCCCTGCAGCGTGCGATCAACCGTATTTCAGTTGCAGAACGCAGAATTTAA
- the atpD gene encoding F0F1 ATP synthase subunit beta has product MNKGRVLQVMGPVVDIKFESGNLPEIYNALKIVTSDADVNIELTLEVALHLGDDTVRTIAMSSTDGLKRGVEVLDTGAPISVPVGDVTLGRVFNVLGESIDLDAPVAADARRDSIHREAPTFEQLSTEVEILETGIKVVDLLAPYIKGGKIGLFGGAGVGKTVLIQELINNIAQEHSGISVFAGVGERTREGNDLYHEMTDSGVIKQTAMVFGQMNEPPGARMRVALTGLTMAEYFRDEQGQDVLFFMDNIFRFTQAGSEVSALLGRMPSAVGYQPTLATEMGKLQERITSTNVGSVTSIQAIYVPADDYTDPAPATTFAHLDATTNLERKLSEMGIYPAVDPLASTSRALTPEIVGEDHYSVARRVQQTLQRYRELQDIIAILGMDELSDEDKLTVHRARRIQFYLSQNFHVAEQFTGQKGSYVPVKETVKGFAEILDGKYDHLPEDAFRLVGRIEEVIENAKRMGVEV; this is encoded by the coding sequence ATGAACAAAGGACGCGTTCTCCAGGTTATGGGTCCGGTTGTTGACATTAAGTTTGAAAGCGGCAATCTTCCAGAGATCTATAACGCTTTGAAAATTGTAACCAGCGATGCGGATGTGAACATCGAACTAACTCTTGAAGTAGCCCTTCACTTAGGCGATGACACAGTTCGTACAATCGCGATGTCTTCCACAGACGGCCTTAAGCGTGGCGTCGAAGTATTAGATACAGGTGCTCCAATCTCCGTTCCGGTTGGGGACGTAACACTAGGACGTGTATTCAACGTATTGGGTGAGTCAATCGACCTTGACGCTCCAGTTGCTGCTGATGCACGCCGCGATTCAATCCACAGGGAAGCTCCAACATTCGAACAGCTTTCAACTGAGGTTGAAATCCTTGAAACAGGGATCAAGGTAGTTGACCTTCTTGCTCCATATATCAAGGGTGGTAAGATCGGATTGTTCGGTGGTGCCGGTGTAGGTAAAACCGTTCTTATCCAGGAATTGATCAACAACATCGCTCAAGAGCACAGCGGTATCTCCGTATTCGCAGGTGTTGGTGAGCGTACACGTGAAGGTAACGACCTTTACCATGAAATGACTGACTCTGGCGTTATCAAGCAAACTGCGATGGTATTCGGTCAGATGAACGAGCCGCCAGGAGCACGTATGCGTGTTGCCCTGACTGGTCTTACTATGGCAGAATACTTCCGTGATGAGCAAGGACAGGACGTTCTTTTCTTCATGGATAACATCTTCCGTTTCACGCAAGCAGGTTCTGAGGTTTCTGCCCTACTTGGCCGTATGCCATCAGCGGTAGGTTACCAGCCGACTCTTGCAACTGAAATGGGTAAATTGCAGGAACGTATCACATCTACTAACGTAGGTTCTGTTACTTCCATCCAGGCGATCTATGTACCAGCCGATGACTACACTGACCCGGCTCCGGCTACAACTTTCGCTCACTTGGATGCAACAACAAACCTTGAGCGTAAGCTTTCTGAAATGGGTATCTACCCTGCAGTGGATCCACTTGCTTCGACTTCACGTGCATTGACACCTGAAATCGTTGGCGAAGACCACTATTCAGTAGCTCGCCGCGTACAGCAAACATTGCAGCGTTACAGAGAACTTCAGGATATCATTGCGATCCTTGGTATGGATGAGCTTTCTGACGAAGATAAGCTGACTGTACACCGCGCTCGCCGCATCCAGTTCTACCTGTCACAAAACTTCCACGTAGCTGAACAGTTCACAGGACAGAAAGGTTCTTACGTGCCAGTTAAAGAAACAGTTAAAGGATTCGCTGAAATCCTTGACGGCAAATATGACCACCTTCCAGAAGATGCATTCCGCCTAGTTGGCCGAATCGAAGAAGTTATCGAGAATGCAAAACGTATGGGTGTAGAGGTCTAA
- a CDS encoding ATP synthase subunit I, which produces MEIQDLFIRQRKYIFTLLSLYVLGYGFTSYQSVFAGLIFGTSLSLFNLWLLARKMNNFGDSVVQGKKVRSLGSMSRLATGALAVIVAMEYPDRINLVFTILGLMTAYIVIMIDFFVQSFQSRK; this is translated from the coding sequence ATGGAAATCCAGGACTTGTTTATTCGCCAGCGCAAATACATATTCACCTTGTTGTCTCTATACGTACTCGGGTACGGCTTTACAAGCTATCAATCTGTTTTTGCCGGGTTGATCTTTGGTACAAGCCTGAGCCTTTTTAATTTATGGCTGCTTGCGAGGAAAATGAACAACTTTGGTGATTCGGTTGTACAGGGGAAGAAGGTGCGCTCGCTCGGCTCGATGTCGAGGCTTGCTACCGGAGCGCTTGCTGTGATAGTTGCGATGGAATACCCGGATCGCATAAACCTTGTGTTTACAATTTTGGGATTAATGACAGCTTACATTGTCATTATGATAGATTTTTTTGTCCAGTCTTTTCAATCACGTAAATAG
- a CDS encoding NuoB/complex I 20 kDa subunit family protein, which produces MDLKLDDFSPEEVAELQRNVFVTTLEQVKGWARSNSMWPMTFGLACCAIEMMASSSAHYDLDRFGTFYRNSPRQSDVMIVSGTVTKKMAPTVRRLYDQLAEPKWVIAMGSCATAGGPYVKSYSVVKGVDQIVPVDVYIPGCPPNPAALIYGINKLKEKIRYEAKTGKKVI; this is translated from the coding sequence ATGGATTTAAAGTTGGATGATTTCTCACCTGAAGAAGTGGCAGAACTCCAAAGGAACGTATTTGTGACAACTCTTGAACAGGTTAAAGGCTGGGCCCGCAGCAACTCGATGTGGCCAATGACTTTCGGTCTTGCGTGCTGCGCGATTGAAATGATGGCATCCAGCTCGGCTCACTATGACCTGGACCGTTTCGGGACATTCTACCGGAACTCACCTCGTCAGTCTGATGTCATGATTGTTTCTGGTACCGTAACGAAGAAAATGGCTCCGACTGTCCGCAGGCTGTACGACCAGCTGGCAGAACCAAAGTGGGTAATCGCGATGGGTTCATGCGCGACAGCAGGCGGTCCATATGTAAAATCATACTCAGTTGTAAAAGGTGTCGATCAGATCGTGCCGGTCGATGTTTACATACCGGGTTGCCCGCCGAATCCAGCAGCATTGATTTACGGGATTAATAAATTGAAAGAGAAAATCCGTTATGAGGCGAAAACCGGGAAGAAGGTGATCTAA
- the atpE gene encoding F0F1 ATP synthase subunit C — MGLLAAAIAIGLAALGAGIGNGLIVSRTVEGIARQPEARGMLQTTMFIGVALVEAIPIIAVVIAFMVIGG; from the coding sequence ATGGGTCTTTTAGCAGCAGCAATCGCAATTGGTTTAGCAGCACTTGGTGCAGGTATTGGTAACGGTTTGATCGTATCACGTACAGTAGAAGGTATCGCTCGTCAGCCAGAAGCTCGCGGTATGCTTCAAACTACAATGTTCATCGGGGTTGCATTGGTTGAAGCGATTCCTATCATCGCTGTAGTTATCGCGTTCATGGTTATTGGTGGTTAA
- a CDS encoding NADH-quinone oxidoreductase subunit A, producing the protein MEQLNLYQNNYLIVFVFLCLGVLLPIVALFVAKLLRPKYKQDERKYTTYESGMEPFSDARVQFNVRYYVFALMFVIFDVETAFLYPWAVAYEKLGIFALIEMLIFVVMLLIGLIYAWKKKVLKWI; encoded by the coding sequence ATGGAGCAGTTGAATCTATATCAAAATAACTATTTGATAGTCTTTGTGTTCCTATGTCTCGGGGTATTGCTTCCAATCGTAGCCTTGTTTGTGGCTAAGCTTTTGAGGCCGAAGTACAAGCAGGACGAGCGGAAATATACCACCTACGAGAGCGGGATGGAACCGTTCAGTGATGCGCGGGTCCAGTTTAATGTCCGTTATTATGTTTTTGCTCTTATGTTCGTTATTTTTGATGTAGAAACAGCGTTTTTGTATCCATGGGCTGTCGCCTATGAGAAGCTGGGAATCTTCGCATTGATCGAGATGCTGATTTTCGTCGTAATGCTTCTCATCGGACTCATCTACGCATGGAAAAAGAAGGTGCTAAAATGGATTTAA
- a CDS encoding F0F1 ATP synthase subunit delta has protein sequence MSNSTVAKRYALALFQLASEKQALPQVEEELRTVKEVVVNNPELTAFLKSPKLPNEKKKEVLKQAFGSVSTYVLNTLMILVDRHREDQIADVADQFIALANDAKGVAEAKVYSVQPLTAEQAEALSASFAPQVGKQSLQIENIVDSNLLGGVKLRIGNRIFDGSLRGKLDRLERKLLG, from the coding sequence ATGAGCAACTCGACAGTAGCAAAACGCTATGCCCTGGCACTTTTTCAACTCGCTTCTGAAAAGCAGGCCCTTCCACAGGTTGAGGAAGAGCTTCGCACAGTGAAAGAAGTTGTTGTGAACAATCCTGAATTGACTGCATTTTTAAAGTCTCCTAAGCTTCCTAATGAGAAGAAGAAAGAGGTTTTAAAGCAAGCTTTTGGATCTGTGAGCACATATGTCCTTAATACTCTGATGATCTTGGTTGACCGCCACCGCGAAGACCAAATCGCAGACGTTGCTGACCAGTTCATCGCCCTTGCGAATGATGCAAAAGGCGTGGCTGAAGCAAAAGTTTATAGTGTCCAGCCGTTGACGGCTGAGCAAGCTGAAGCACTTTCAGCTTCGTTCGCGCCACAGGTTGGCAAACAGTCACTTCAAATTGAAAACATTGTAGATTCCAATTTGCTTGGAGGCGTAAAGCTTCGCATTGGAAACCGCATTTTTGACGGCAGCTTGCGCGGCAAGCTAGACCGCTTAGAACGTAAATTGCTAGGCTAA
- a CDS encoding F0F1 ATP synthase subunit gamma, giving the protein MASLRDIKNRITSTKKTSQITKAMEMVSAAKWNRGVMNAKAFVPYMEKIQEVTASIAMGSKDSNHPMLNSRPVKKTGYLVITSDRGLAGAYNSNVLRQLYQTIQQRHKSNDEFAIIAIGRVGRDFFLSRGMNVVLDIVGIADQPSFAEIQDIASNTVGMYSDGTFDELYIYYSHYVSAIAQEVTDKKLLPLTDIGGASTKLTSYEFEPNAEEILEVLLPQYAESLIYGALLDSKASEHAARMTAMRNATDNAKELINSLSLSYNRARQAAITQEITEIVGGAAALE; this is encoded by the coding sequence ATGGCATCTTTACGCGATATAAAAAACCGTATTACTTCGACTAAAAAGACGAGCCAGATTACCAAGGCAATGGAGATGGTATCCGCAGCTAAATGGAACCGTGGAGTCATGAACGCGAAAGCATTCGTTCCTTACATGGAAAAAATCCAGGAAGTGACTGCCTCAATCGCAATGGGCAGCAAGGATTCCAACCACCCAATGCTGAACAGCCGTCCAGTCAAGAAGACGGGATATCTAGTGATTACATCTGACCGTGGTCTTGCAGGTGCTTACAACAGTAACGTCCTGCGCCAGCTGTATCAGACAATCCAGCAACGCCATAAATCAAATGATGAGTTTGCGATCATCGCGATCGGACGTGTCGGCCGTGACTTTTTCCTGAGCCGTGGCATGAACGTTGTCCTTGATATCGTAGGCATCGCTGACCAGCCGTCTTTCGCGGAAATCCAGGATATCGCCAGCAACACAGTTGGCATGTACTCGGATGGTACATTTGATGAACTATATATTTACTACAGTCATTACGTCAGCGCGATTGCACAAGAAGTAACGGATAAGAAGCTGCTTCCATTAACGGATATTGGCGGAGCTTCAACAAAGCTTACTTCTTATGAATTCGAACCAAACGCTGAGGAGATCCTGGAAGTTCTCTTGCCGCAATACGCAGAAAGCTTGATTTACGGAGCACTGCTTGATAGCAAAGCAAGTGAACACGCTGCTCGTATGACAGCCATGAGAAACGCAACGGACAATGCGAAAGAGCTGATCAATTCCCTCAGCTTGAGCTACAACCGCGCGCGTCAGGCTGCTATTACCCAGGAAATCACCGAAATCGTCGGTGGAGCTGCAGCACTCGAATAG
- a CDS encoding F0F1 ATP synthase subunit B, whose amino-acid sequence MNYAMGAAAGLNTGDILFQLIMFLVLLALLKKFAWGPLMGIMKEREEHIAGEIGAAEKSRAEAQKLLEEQRDMLKQARTEAQGLIENAKKQGDVQRDEIIALARTESERIKESAKLEIEQQKEQAVAAIREQVASLSVLIASKVIEKEISAADQEKLINEYIQEAGNAR is encoded by the coding sequence ATGAATTATGCAATGGGAGCGGCAGCCGGCCTTAATACAGGTGATATCTTGTTCCAGCTCATTATGTTCCTTGTTTTGTTAGCATTGCTTAAGAAGTTCGCTTGGGGTCCATTGATGGGCATCATGAAGGAACGTGAAGAGCATATTGCTGGCGAAATCGGAGCGGCTGAGAAAAGCCGTGCTGAAGCACAGAAACTTTTGGAAGAACAGCGTGACATGCTTAAGCAGGCACGCACAGAAGCACAGGGCCTAATTGAAAACGCAAAGAAACAGGGCGATGTACAGCGTGATGAAATCATTGCACTGGCACGCACTGAATCTGAAAGAATCAAAGAATCTGCGAAGCTTGAAATTGAACAGCAGAAGGAGCAGGCTGTTGCAGCGATCCGCGAACAAGTTGCTTCACTATCTGTATTGATTGCTTCTAAAGTAATCGAGAAGGAAATCTCTGCGGCTGACCAGGAAAAGCTCATCAATGAATACATTCAAGAGGCGGGTAATGCCCGATGA
- a CDS encoding S8 family serine peptidase has product MKKLILLIIVLALAILTAFQPQKLELPPIPQEDPQTEKVAIVLTEQPVEELQIKNQLKNLKNTKLRRIFKHAVNGYSVKGPISELQQLEQSNDIQFLSEVNTYKVENSAHLPNRYKPSESFIDNFELIGTEAVRGLLDEKGNRLTGKGVTIGVIDTGIDYEHPDLRRSFSGGHDLVDGDDDPMETKGAGFRSTLHGTHVAGVIAANGRMRGMAPDAKIVAYRALGPGGSGTTEQVIAAIDEAIKDKVDVLNLSLGNDVNGPDLPISLALNKAVDEGIVAVTSSGNSGPNRWTVGSPGTASKAISVGASTPPMQVPYVNAPGLSKEIRLELLQGSDNWNITQSEQLVIAGLGTKEEMNDVRDKLVLVERGKLTFTEKAKNALEAGAIGVIIYNNTKGTFFGNLEENLPIPVAAISKAEGLALKKQLNKNSMLIRMKLIEEKDILADFSSRGPVTVTWEIKPDIVAPGVAINSTIPGGYLPLQGTSMAAPHIAGAAALIKQAHPDWTPAEIKAAIMNTAKDISDRDGKRYRTFEQGAGRIQLDAAINTESLVIPGSLQFGKFQLTDNMHRHSAKLTVKNTGSDTKNYSFSIPQKEKGIEWELPMSFSLKPNEAKNVELAMKATPDLLKDKIHDGSLVMDDGKNEIRIPYLYVLEEPDYPRVMGFDFAPADNGKAYRYEVYLPGGADEFGIALFDPDQYRFVGFLDWGRKLEKGMVGKEIPLEKLPEEGLYLAKVFAKKKGRESTIDAMIFIGKSTRIGKHDRRSGL; this is encoded by the coding sequence ATGAAAAAACTTATTTTATTAATAATTGTCCTAGCATTGGCAATCCTCACTGCATTTCAACCGCAAAAACTGGAGCTCCCGCCGATTCCTCAAGAAGATCCCCAGACTGAGAAAGTTGCTATCGTGCTGACGGAGCAGCCGGTCGAAGAACTACAAATCAAAAATCAGCTAAAAAACCTAAAAAACACAAAGCTTCGCCGCATTTTCAAGCATGCGGTAAATGGATATTCCGTTAAGGGGCCTATCTCCGAGCTTCAACAGCTTGAACAGTCGAATGACATCCAATTTTTATCCGAAGTTAACACGTACAAGGTGGAGAACTCAGCCCATCTGCCAAATCGATACAAGCCAAGCGAAAGCTTTATCGATAATTTTGAGTTGATTGGAACGGAAGCGGTCCGCGGGCTTCTTGATGAAAAAGGCAATCGCCTTACAGGGAAGGGTGTGACGATCGGGGTAATCGACACGGGGATAGATTATGAGCATCCTGACTTGCGGAGAAGTTTTTCCGGAGGACATGATTTGGTCGATGGCGATGATGACCCGATGGAAACGAAGGGTGCCGGCTTTAGAAGCACCCTGCACGGAACGCATGTGGCAGGTGTCATCGCGGCGAACGGAAGAATGAGGGGGATGGCTCCCGATGCGAAAATAGTTGCCTACCGGGCGCTTGGACCAGGAGGGAGTGGAACGACCGAACAGGTCATAGCTGCTATCGATGAAGCGATAAAAGACAAAGTGGACGTCCTGAATCTTTCGCTCGGAAATGATGTCAATGGCCCGGACCTTCCTATCAGCCTGGCGCTCAATAAGGCGGTCGATGAGGGAATCGTCGCAGTCACTTCATCCGGGAATTCTGGTCCAAACCGGTGGACTGTAGGTTCGCCAGGCACGGCTTCAAAGGCCATCTCGGTAGGGGCCTCAACGCCTCCAATGCAGGTGCCTTATGTCAACGCCCCAGGACTATCTAAAGAAATACGGCTAGAACTTTTACAGGGATCGGACAATTGGAACATTACCCAAAGTGAACAGCTTGTTATTGCAGGGCTGGGAACGAAAGAAGAAATGAATGATGTAAGGGATAAGCTCGTGCTAGTCGAACGGGGTAAGCTGACTTTTACCGAAAAAGCGAAGAATGCATTGGAAGCAGGTGCAATCGGCGTGATTATCTATAACAACACAAAGGGAACATTCTTTGGAAACCTCGAAGAAAACCTGCCAATCCCAGTGGCCGCAATCAGTAAAGCAGAAGGATTGGCGCTAAAAAAACAGCTTAATAAAAACTCAATGCTGATTCGCATGAAATTAATAGAAGAAAAAGATATCCTTGCTGATTTCAGCTCTCGCGGTCCGGTGACAGTCACATGGGAAATCAAGCCGGATATTGTCGCTCCCGGCGTTGCGATTAACAGTACGATTCCCGGAGGCTACCTCCCGCTTCAGGGAACAAGCATGGCAGCGCCCCATATTGCAGGAGCAGCAGCGCTGATCAAGCAAGCCCATCCAGATTGGACCCCGGCTGAAATCAAGGCAGCAATTATGAACACTGCCAAGGATATCAGCGACCGTGACGGCAAGAGGTACCGGACCTTCGAGCAGGGAGCAGGAAGGATCCAGCTGGATGCAGCGATCAATACGGAGAGCCTGGTCATTCCAGGTTCACTGCAATTCGGTAAATTCCAGCTTACCGATAACATGCATCGTCACTCTGCGAAGCTTACAGTCAAAAATACAGGTTCAGACACTAAAAATTATTCATTTTCGATTCCCCAAAAAGAAAAGGGAATTGAATGGGAGCTTCCGATGAGCTTTTCGCTGAAACCGAATGAAGCCAAAAACGTGGAGCTTGCGATGAAAGCCACTCCGGATTTGTTAAAAGATAAAATCCATGATGGCAGCCTTGTTATGGATGATGGGAAAAACGAGATAAGGATTCCATACTTGTATGTTCTGGAAGAACCTGATTATCCGCGGGTGATGGGCTTCGACTTCGCCCCGGCAGATAACGGCAAGGCTTATCGTTATGAAGTCTATTTGCCTGGAGGAGCAGACGAATTTGGCATAGCGCTTTTTGATCCGGATCAATACCGCTTCGTCGGATTCCTTGATTGGGGAAGAAAACTGGAAAAGGGAATGGTAGGAAAGGAAATACCTCTGGAAAAATTGCCGGAGGAAGGACTGTACCTTGCCAAGGTATTCGCAAAGAAAAAAGGGCGAGAGAGCACGATAGACGCCATGATTTTTATAGGTAAAAGTACAAGGATTGGAAAGCACGATAGACGCAGTGGTTTGTGA
- a CDS encoding AtpZ/AtpI family protein, producing MRRNNRHPFQAMALMSAILSQLVGSILIGIFSGRWLDQSLGTEPLFLIFGLLIGLAAGVYAMLRLIQHFFSGD from the coding sequence ATGCGCCGAAACAACCGCCACCCTTTTCAAGCGATGGCACTCATGTCCGCTATACTATCTCAATTGGTAGGCTCCATTTTAATTGGCATTTTTTCCGGAAGATGGCTGGACCAAAGTCTTGGTACAGAACCGCTTTTCTTAATATTCGGATTGCTGATCGGATTGGCGGCAGGTGTTTATGCCATGCTCCGCCTCATCCAACACTTCTTTTCGGGAGACTAG
- the atpB gene encoding F0F1 ATP synthase subunit A translates to MHHEAPLLDLFGLTFNLANMLMITVASAIVFIIAVLSTRKLAMKPAGMQNFMEWVMDFVKGIINSTMDWKDGGRFHVLGITLLMYVFVSNMLGLPFSVVVDNELWWKSPTADPVITLTLAVMVVGLSHYYGVKLKGTAEYGKEFFKPFWFMFPIKIIEEFANTLTLGLRLYGNIYAGEILLGLLAASLATDAVGHLAAALPMLVWQGFSVFVGAIQAFIFTMLTMVYLSHKVSHDH, encoded by the coding sequence ATGCATCATGAAGCTCCATTATTAGATTTATTTGGGCTTACTTTTAACTTAGCAAATATGCTGATGATCACAGTGGCGTCTGCTATTGTTTTCATCATTGCAGTTCTTTCCACTCGTAAGCTTGCGATGAAACCGGCAGGAATGCAGAATTTCATGGAATGGGTTATGGATTTCGTCAAAGGAATCATCAACAGCACGATGGACTGGAAGGATGGGGGAAGATTTCACGTCCTTGGAATCACATTACTGATGTATGTGTTTGTTTCCAATATGCTGGGACTGCCGTTCTCTGTCGTTGTCGACAATGAACTATGGTGGAAATCACCAACAGCTGACCCAGTCATTACACTGACTCTAGCAGTCATGGTTGTAGGACTTTCCCATTATTATGGCGTCAAGCTTAAAGGGACTGCTGAATACGGCAAAGAATTCTTTAAGCCATTTTGGTTCATGTTCCCGATCAAGATCATTGAAGAGTTCGCGAACACGCTCACACTTGGTCTTCGTCTTTACGGTAACATTTACGCAGGTGAGATCCTGTTGGGTCTGCTTGCAGCCAGCCTCGCTACGGATGCAGTCGGACACTTGGCTGCAGCACTTCCAATGCTTGTATGGCAAGGTTTCTCCGTTTTCGTCGGAGCAATCCAGGCATTTATCTTCACAATGTTAACGATGGTTTATCTCTCTCATAAAGTGAGCCATGACCATTAA